CCACATTCAGGAGCGGATCGGCGAGAAGCGGGTCGGCTGGGCGATGCTGACCCTGGATGGCGGCCGCCATCGCCTGGATTTCCGCCACCCGGCCGGCCTGCCCGAGAACGACCTGCTCGACCATGACGACGCCTATCCGGCGGTGCGGGCACTGCGGCGATCCCCCCCTGCCTGACCCCTGTCTCTCTGGCCGGTATCCCCCGATCCGTCCCTCCCCGATCTGCATTCGACGAGGCCCGACGCCCCATGACCATCACCCGTCGCGACCTGCTGCGCCTGATCGGCGCCGGCACCGCCACCGCCGCCCTGCCCGGCGCCTTTTCGTCCATCGCGCAAGCGGCGGGGGCCCAAGCGGCGGGAGTGCCTGCGGCCGGCAACGATCCGCGCCCGGTTCTGCGCATCGCCGTTCAGGCCCTGCCCGCCAGTCTGGAGCCGCTGGAGACCATCTCCAATATCGGCCTGCGCCAGACCACCTGCCTGTTCGACAGCCCGCTCCGCCGGGATTTCAAGGCAGAGGCCGCCACGCCCGGCACGGCGAAGATCGATCCGCAGCTCGCCACCGCCGTCACCCGGATCGACGATCTCACCTGGCGGATGACGCTGCGCCCGGGGGTGACGCTGCATGACGGTTCCACCCTCTCGGCCGCCGATGTGGCGGCGACCTTCGCGCCCGGCCGGATCGGCCCCGACACGCCCTGGCCCGAGGTCCGGATCCTGTTCGGCCATCTGGCCGAGGTCCGCACGGTAGACGCGCTGACCGTCGATCTCGTCACCCGGAACCCCGACCCGGTGATGCCCCAGCGCCTGGCCGCCTATGGCGCCTGGATCGTGGGGGCGAAGGCGATGGCGGCCGGCGGGCCTGAGACCATGCGCACCGCCCCGGTCGGGGCCGGCCCCTATAAGCTGGCCGAATTCGTCCGCGACACCCGGCTGGTCCTCAACTCTCACGACGACTACTGGATGGGCCGGCCGGCGGCGCGCGAGGTGCACATCGAGGTGGTGCCCGAGGCCGCAACCCGGATCGCCGGGCTGATCTCGGGCGAATACGACATCGTCACCAATCTTCTGCCCGACCAGATGCCGCAGCTCGACGGCTATGACGATGTCGAGGCGGTGGCGGTGCCGCTCGATCTGGTGCACATGCTGTTCTACGACACTCGCCGTCCGGCGGTGGCCGATGCCCGCATCCGCCAGGCGCTGAATTACGCCATCGACTATGATGCGCTCGGCCGCGCGGTCTGGGGCGAACGGTTCAGCCGGCCGAACGGCCTGCAGACCCCCGCCTTCGGGCCGCTCTATGATGCCGACCGCCGGCATTTCCCCTTCGATCCCGCCCGCGCCAAGGCGCTGCTGGCAGAGGCCGGCTATGGCGGCACGCCCGTGCGCATGCGCCTGATCTCGGGCTATTACGTCGGCGCCGAAGCGGCCGGGCAGATCATCCAGGCGATGTGGGCGCAGATCGGTGTGCCGCTGGAGCTGGAATTCGTCGAAAGCATGAAACAGGCGCTGGAACCCGGGGCCGACGTCCGGATGATCTCGGCCGCCTTCCGCTTTCCCGATCCGCTGGGCGGCGGCGTGGTGCCGG
The window above is part of the Tistrella mobilis genome. Proteins encoded here:
- a CDS encoding ABC transporter substrate-binding protein, with amino-acid sequence MTITRRDLLRLIGAGTATAALPGAFSSIAQAAGAQAAGVPAAGNDPRPVLRIAVQALPASLEPLETISNIGLRQTTCLFDSPLRRDFKAEAATPGTAKIDPQLATAVTRIDDLTWRMTLRPGVTLHDGSTLSAADVAATFAPGRIGPDTPWPEVRILFGHLAEVRTVDALTVDLVTRNPDPVMPQRLAAYGAWIVGAKAMAAGGPETMRTAPVGAGPYKLAEFVRDTRLVLNSHDDYWMGRPAAREVHIEVVPEAATRIAGLISGEYDIVTNLLPDQMPQLDGYDDVEAVAVPLDLVHMLFYDTRRPAVADARIRQALNYAIDYDALGRAVWGERFSRPNGLQTPAFGPLYDADRRHFPFDPARAKALLAEAGYGGTPVRMRLISGYYVGAEAAGQIIQAMWAQIGVPLELEFVESMKQALEPGADVRMISAAFRFPDPLGGGVVPAWGPDSAVQKRGFWSSDRFNAAIAELRAAQETADRRRIFQHLLDLFDEEAPGVVLYGVNEVYGKRRPVNWTHYPLYYLDLRPDNLSFA